From the Microplitis mediator isolate UGA2020A chromosome 6, iyMicMedi2.1, whole genome shotgun sequence genome, one window contains:
- the LOC130669644 gene encoding uncharacterized protein LOC130669644: protein MPLFKVRTYNHPKKVCIEAESIAGLISKAIIKLKITTNEEFQIYLEDGTEVDEDDILLQLATNSNLINILVILPVGLEWNDSFSNPLANSSATSSNSSSSSRSNGKEAERDKTEVNVNINRNKLELEFHSTLLPKFPTRLLDACKKGKVPLTKDRKDMVAIVATYMLQDLKDSSRGTALTISRKLVKLYPDSFEDKINGKRLGSGEGSLSKQIYQAVNTRKSVKKRIINEVETEGENLPAPHRDIGFYGCVDSLPTLPASDSVDVQEGKRIKLVDVFKNPSTESFDMVKLMDETFSLLRSHINDNTGSINPELFDNWPYLKSREVLLSHASRLLGIQVRETWDAQLNAKYTSILEFVQSWDTVRNFKLRKTKTKNTESGSSKPSAD from the exons ATGCCGCTTTTCAAAGTTCGGACTTATAACCATCCCAAAAAAGTTTGCATCGAAGCTGAGAGCATAGCTGGCCTAATATCCAAAGCTATTATCAAACTGAAAATCACAACAAATGAGGAGTTTCAG aTATACTTGGAGGATGGAACTGAAGTTGATGAAGATGATATTTTACTACAATTAGCTACTAACTCTAACTTGATCAATATACTGGTTATTTTGCCAGTAGGGTTAGAGTGGAATGATTCTTTTTCTAATCCGTTAGCAAATTCTTCAGCTACTTCATCAAACAGCTCATCATCATCTa gaTCCAATGGTAAAGAAGCTGAACGCGATAAGACTGAGGTTAATGTTAACATTAATCGAAATAAATTAGAATTGGAATTCCATTCAACATTACTTCCCAAATTTCCAACCAGATTGTTGGACGCATGTAAGAAAGGTAAAGTTCCTTTAACCAAAGACCGAAAAGACATGGTTGCAATTGTAGCCACATACATGCTCCAAGATCTTAAGGATTCCAGTCGGGGCACTGCATTAACTATTAGCCGTAAACTTGTAAAATTATATCCTGATTCATTTGAGGACAAAATTAATGGCAAAAGATTAGGATCCGGTGAAGGATCACTTAGCAAACAAATTTATCAGGCTGTTAATACTAGGAaatcagttaaaaaaagaataattaatgaagTCGAAACAGAAGGTGAGAATCTGCCAGCACCTCATCGAGATATTGGATTTTATGGGTGTGTAGATTCTCTACCAACTTTACCTGCATCAGATTCTGTAGACGTCCAAGAAGGAAAGAGGATAAAGTTAGttgatgtttttaaaaatccaagtACAGAATCATTTGACATGGTCAAATTGATGGACGAGACATTCTCATTACTTCGCTCGCACATAAACGATAATACTGGATCGATAAACCCAGAATTATTTGATAACTGGCCGTACTTAAAAAGCCGCGAAGTATTATTAAGTCATGCATCCAGGCTTTTGGGTATACAAGTGCGTGAAACTTGGGATGCACAGTTAAATGCTAAATATACTTCGATATTGGAGTTTGTTCAATCCTGGGATACGgttcgaaattttaaattaagaaaaactAAAACGAAAAATACTGAATCTGGCAGTTCTAAACCTTCTGCGGACTAA